From one Aggregicoccus sp. 17bor-14 genomic stretch:
- a CDS encoding HAD family phosphatase: MTAFPPPRAVLLDLGNVLAFHDNGLLFRRLGARAGLAPDEAERRLMGAGWTAANRGELDGEGIREDVCRALGVSLPADEFFSLWNCHFTLHRAVLPRVERLVRQVRVVLLSNTNVLHVQYLKPLLPVLERFHALVLSCEVGSVKPEPAIYREALARAGCEAHEAAFFDDIPEYVAAADALGIRGRLFTTAPAFEAQLTELGL, from the coding sequence ATGACCGCATTCCCCCCTCCGCGCGCCGTGCTGCTGGACCTGGGCAACGTGCTCGCCTTCCACGACAACGGGCTCCTGTTCCGCAGGCTCGGCGCGCGCGCGGGGCTCGCCCCCGACGAGGCCGAGCGCCGGCTCATGGGCGCGGGCTGGACGGCGGCGAACCGCGGCGAGCTGGACGGCGAGGGCATCCGCGAGGACGTGTGCCGCGCGCTGGGCGTGAGCCTGCCCGCGGACGAGTTCTTCAGCCTCTGGAACTGCCACTTCACCCTCCACCGCGCGGTGCTGCCGCGCGTGGAGCGGCTCGTGCGCCAGGTGCGCGTGGTGCTCTTGAGCAACACCAACGTGCTGCACGTGCAGTACCTGAAGCCGCTGCTGCCGGTGCTCGAGCGCTTCCACGCGCTGGTGCTCAGCTGCGAGGTGGGCAGCGTGAAGCCCGAGCCCGCCATCTACCGCGAGGCGCTCGCGCGCGCGGGCTGCGAGGCGCACGAGGCGGCCTTCTTCGACGACATCCCCGAGTACGTGGCGGCGGCGGACGCGCTGGGCATCCGCGGCCGCCTCTTCACCACCGCGCCCGCCTTCGAGGCGCAGCTGACGGAGCTGGGGCTCTAG
- a CDS encoding recombinase family protein encodes MSALSTYALYIRTSTADQDGAAQLHALRRAAEARGWTAPREFIDLGHSGAKASRPALDALKRAARAGEVRQVMVFGLDRLGRSLRDLLVLLDELAACGCAVISLRESIDLTTPTGRLLVHLIAALAEFERELIRERVRSGIARVKATGKTRSGKALGRPKREVDLDEVHRLRQQGRSWREIAMALKVPTRTLRRSAGQNPA; translated from the coding sequence ATGAGCGCACTCTCCACGTACGCGCTCTACATCCGCACCTCCACCGCCGACCAAGACGGCGCGGCGCAACTCCATGCCCTCCGCCGCGCAGCTGAGGCCCGTGGGTGGACCGCCCCTCGTGAGTTCATCGACCTCGGGCATTCAGGTGCCAAGGCCAGCCGTCCTGCGCTGGATGCCCTCAAGCGGGCCGCTCGCGCGGGCGAGGTGCGTCAGGTGATGGTCTTCGGTCTCGACCGTCTCGGACGCAGCCTGCGAGATCTCCTCGTCCTCCTCGACGAGCTGGCCGCCTGCGGTTGCGCTGTCATCAGCCTGCGCGAGAGCATCGACCTCACCACGCCCACCGGTCGGCTGCTCGTTCACCTCATCGCAGCGCTGGCCGAGTTCGAGCGCGAGCTGATTCGTGAGCGCGTGCGCTCGGGAATTGCGCGGGTGAAGGCGACAGGAAAGACGCGAAGTGGCAAGGCGCTGGGACGCCCGAAGCGAGAGGTGGACCTCGATGAAGTCCACAGGCTCCGTCAGCAAGGCCGGAGCTGGCGGGAGATCGCCATGGCCCTCAAAGTGCCGACCCGCACCCTTCGTCGTTCGGCGGGGCAAAACCCTGCCTGA
- a CDS encoding ISAs1 family transposase translates to MGRKRLSAQRVVELVARNFKVLKDRRVERTKRHPLLNVLVLALCGAVCGADGWDELALFAKSKRALFSKVLPLAQGTPSADTFRRVLSSLHPARFEECMRAWVAALAEELAGQVVALDGKAVRGALSRATSGALRPLHLLHAWAAEQDLLLGQVAVAGAPGEVAGLPALIGLLDVQGAVLTADANGCTGDVAAAAQEAGADYVLCLKGNREKLHGHVVALFEAAGPHPAGTHVTHAAGHGREEVRRVSALPLTDWPLKGPRWTGAGTCVRVERHRGGGVGASLEVHYYLTSLPPDAARLAHVIRTHWGVENGLHWVLDVAFNEDRRRIRDAAGAQNFAALSRLALALLKREASLKAGIAAKRKKAGWDDAYLLQVLSAGIAEV, encoded by the coding sequence ATGGGGCGAAAGCGGCTGAGTGCACAGCGAGTCGTCGAGTTGGTGGCGCGCAACTTCAAGGTGTTGAAAGACAGGCGGGTGGAGCGCACGAAGCGACACCCCCTGCTCAACGTCCTGGTGCTGGCGCTGTGCGGCGCCGTGTGTGGCGCGGACGGCTGGGATGAGCTCGCGCTGTTTGCGAAGTCCAAGCGCGCACTCTTCAGCAAGGTGCTGCCCCTCGCGCAGGGCACGCCCAGCGCGGACACCTTCCGCCGCGTCCTCAGCAGCCTGCACCCGGCGCGCTTCGAGGAGTGCATGCGCGCGTGGGTGGCCGCACTCGCCGAGGAGTTGGCGGGGCAGGTGGTGGCGCTGGACGGCAAGGCGGTGCGCGGGGCCCTCTCGCGCGCAACCTCCGGCGCCCTGCGCCCCTTGCACCTCTTGCACGCGTGGGCGGCGGAGCAGGACTTGCTGCTGGGGCAGGTGGCGGTAGCGGGCGCGCCGGGGGAAGTCGCGGGCCTGCCCGCCCTCATCGGGCTGCTGGACGTGCAGGGCGCGGTGCTGACGGCGGATGCCAACGGGTGCACGGGCGACGTCGCGGCCGCGGCGCAGGAGGCCGGCGCCGACTACGTGCTGTGCCTCAAGGGCAACCGCGAGAAGCTGCACGGGCACGTCGTCGCCCTCTTCGAGGCGGCAGGGCCGCACCCCGCGGGCACGCACGTGACACACGCCGCGGGCCACGGGCGCGAGGAGGTGCGGCGCGTCTCCGCGCTGCCCCTCACCGACTGGCCCCTGAAGGGGCCGCGCTGGACGGGCGCGGGCACCTGCGTGCGCGTGGAGCGCCACCGCGGCGGCGGCGTCGGGGCGAGCCTCGAGGTGCACTACTACCTCACCAGCCTGCCGCCGGACGCGGCGCGCCTCGCCCACGTCATCCGCACCCACTGGGGCGTGGAGAATGGCCTGCACTGGGTGCTGGACGTCGCCTTCAACGAGGATAGGCGCCGCATCCGCGACGCTGCGGGCGCGCAGAATTTCGCCGCCCTCTCGCGCCTCGCCCTCGCGCTGCTCAAGCGCGAGGCCAGCCTCAAGGCGGGCATCGCCGCCAAGCGCAAGAAGGCAGGCTGGGACGACGCCTACCTCCTGCAGGTGCTCAGCGCTGGAATTGCTGAAGTTTAG
- a CDS encoding triacylglycerol lipase, translated as MAKKHHVYLVPGFFGFANLGELVYFGHVRDFLEEELRRRGLEARVHTVLSHPTASIRARAADLLSSLKETSGTPEGPDEESVIHLIGHSTGGLDARLLVTPGARLGEGLDVEPWAQKVKSVVCVATPHVGTPLASFFLGFFGHRLLELTSLFTVYALRFGRLPLSVVFRFGGLLAKADDQLGWRQTLLDQLFGQLLSDFSKDRQEALVKFFKEVGSDTSLIPQLTPQNMDLFNAATPDRPGVRYGSVVTRARPPSLRGRLSAGLDPYAQLTHSIFSLFYGRAGRLKELDFPRLQPEQSAVLLKAYGKLPRPEDSDGIVPTRSQPYGKVIAAVNADHLDVIGHFDEPSHAPPHVDWLISGSGFRRFGFERTWRSVVDFMLEEAEQRPPVVSRL; from the coding sequence ATGGCGAAGAAGCACCATGTCTACCTCGTCCCGGGATTCTTCGGCTTCGCGAACCTGGGCGAGCTCGTGTACTTCGGGCACGTGCGCGACTTCCTCGAGGAGGAGCTGCGCCGCCGTGGGCTCGAGGCCCGCGTGCACACGGTGCTCAGCCACCCCACCGCCTCCATCCGCGCGCGCGCCGCGGACCTGCTCTCCTCGCTGAAGGAGACGAGCGGCACCCCCGAGGGGCCGGATGAAGAGAGCGTGATTCACCTCATCGGCCACTCCACCGGCGGGCTGGATGCGCGCCTGCTGGTGACTCCGGGCGCGCGCCTGGGCGAGGGCCTGGACGTGGAGCCCTGGGCCCAGAAGGTGAAGAGCGTGGTGTGCGTGGCCACGCCGCACGTGGGCACGCCGCTCGCGTCCTTCTTCCTCGGCTTCTTCGGCCACCGGCTGCTCGAGCTGACCAGCCTCTTCACCGTGTACGCGCTGCGCTTCGGGCGCCTGCCACTCTCGGTGGTGTTCCGCTTCGGCGGGCTGCTCGCCAAGGCGGACGACCAGCTGGGCTGGCGCCAGACGCTGCTGGACCAGCTCTTCGGGCAGCTGCTGAGCGACTTCTCGAAGGACCGCCAGGAGGCGCTGGTGAAGTTCTTCAAGGAGGTGGGCTCGGACACCAGCCTCATCCCGCAGCTCACGCCGCAGAACATGGACCTGTTCAACGCGGCCACGCCGGACCGCCCGGGCGTGCGCTACGGCAGCGTGGTGACGCGCGCGCGGCCGCCCTCCTTGCGCGGGCGCCTGAGCGCGGGGCTGGACCCCTACGCGCAGCTCACCCACAGCATCTTCTCGCTCTTCTACGGGCGCGCAGGAAGGCTCAAGGAGCTGGACTTCCCGCGCCTGCAGCCCGAACAGTCCGCCGTATTGCTCAAGGCCTACGGCAAGCTGCCGCGCCCCGAGGACAGCGACGGCATCGTGCCCACGCGCTCGCAGCCCTACGGCAAGGTGATCGCCGCGGTGAACGCGGACCACCTGGACGTCATCGGCCACTTCGACGAGCCCAGCCACGCGCCGCCGCACGTGGACTGGCTCATCAGCGGCTCGGGCTTCCGCCGCTTCGGCTTCGAGCGCACCTGGCGCTCGGTGGTGGACTTCATGCTCGAGGAGGCCGAGCAGCGGCCCCCTGTCGTCTCGAGGCTGTAG
- a CDS encoding M20/M25/M40 family metallo-hydrolase, giving the protein MSNAGEQAAAWLGSRLEEMEGALRALVEVNSFTDNVEGGRRVGALLRELLVVPGLSCEVVSSTRYADHLVFRSEGRAGTAPVALVGHLDTVFPPGKFEGYRVDGALRRGPGVLDMKGGLVVIAYALRALAETVGLAKLPPLRLVVVSDEEVGSPEGQGVIRRAIEGADAALVFESGRQNDLIITRRKGTGAVKATAHGKAAHAGNAHQEGANALWALARFIDRVQGLTDYPRGLTVNVGKVVGGQGKNTVPDQAVADVDLRFCTRADGEALVGRFQEAAAEAAASVPGTRIEVQGGVAREPLERTEASAALLQAYGACAHASGLGHGEAPLVGGGSDASTSSAMGIASIDGLGPRGKGFHTVEEFIEVDTLIPKAQALARYLASR; this is encoded by the coding sequence GTGAGCAACGCGGGTGAGCAGGCAGCGGCGTGGCTGGGCAGCAGGCTCGAGGAGATGGAGGGGGCGCTGCGCGCGCTGGTCGAGGTCAACAGCTTCACCGACAACGTGGAGGGCGGGCGGCGCGTGGGGGCGCTCCTGCGCGAGCTGCTCGTGGTTCCGGGCTTGAGCTGCGAGGTGGTCTCCAGCACGCGCTACGCGGACCACCTGGTGTTCCGCTCCGAGGGGCGCGCGGGAACCGCACCCGTGGCGCTGGTGGGCCACCTGGACACCGTGTTCCCGCCGGGCAAGTTCGAGGGCTACCGCGTGGACGGGGCGCTGCGCCGGGGGCCCGGCGTGCTCGACATGAAGGGCGGGCTCGTCGTCATCGCGTACGCGCTGCGCGCGCTGGCCGAGACGGTGGGGCTCGCGAAGCTTCCGCCCCTGCGCCTCGTGGTGGTGAGCGACGAGGAGGTGGGCAGCCCCGAGGGCCAGGGCGTCATCCGCCGCGCCATCGAGGGCGCGGACGCGGCGCTGGTGTTCGAGTCGGGCCGCCAGAACGACCTCATCATCACCCGGCGCAAGGGCACCGGCGCGGTGAAGGCGACGGCGCACGGCAAGGCCGCGCACGCGGGCAACGCGCACCAGGAGGGGGCCAACGCGCTGTGGGCGCTCGCGCGCTTCATCGACCGCGTGCAGGGGCTCACCGACTACCCGCGCGGCCTCACGGTGAACGTGGGCAAGGTGGTGGGCGGGCAGGGCAAGAACACCGTGCCGGACCAGGCGGTGGCGGACGTGGACCTGCGCTTCTGCACCCGCGCGGACGGCGAGGCGCTGGTGGGCCGCTTCCAGGAGGCCGCGGCCGAGGCCGCCGCGAGCGTGCCGGGCACCCGCATCGAGGTGCAGGGCGGCGTGGCCCGCGAGCCGCTCGAGCGCACCGAGGCGAGCGCCGCGCTGCTGCAGGCCTACGGCGCCTGCGCCCACGCGAGCGGGCTGGGCCACGGCGAGGCCCCGCTGGTGGGCGGGGGCTCGGACGCGAGCACCTCCTCCGCCATGGGCATCGCCTCCATCGATGGGCTGGGCCCGCGCGGCAAGGGCTTCCACACGGTGGAGGAGTTCATCGAGGTGGACACCCTCATCCCCAAGGCCCAGGCCCTCGCGCGCTACCTCGCCTCACGCTGA
- the dps gene encoding DNA starvation/stationary phase protection protein Dps, with protein sequence MKFPSHVNLPSEAREELTDMLNTQLANAIDLHWQIKQAHWNIRGKHFISRHELFDQLADHARLQADKFAERAGTLGGYAQGTIRLAAKASELPEYDLKAVNGEDHMIALTERFARYGASIREGIQQSEDCKDPVTVDLLTQILGEVELDLWFLESHLHGERRPAGTGARSDAGAPADA encoded by the coding sequence ATGAAATTCCCCAGCCACGTGAACCTCCCGTCCGAAGCGCGCGAGGAGCTCACCGACATGCTGAACACGCAGCTCGCCAACGCGATCGACCTGCACTGGCAGATCAAGCAGGCGCACTGGAACATCCGCGGCAAGCACTTCATCAGCCGCCACGAGCTCTTCGATCAGCTCGCGGACCACGCGCGGCTTCAGGCGGACAAGTTCGCCGAGCGCGCGGGCACGTTGGGCGGCTACGCGCAGGGCACCATCCGGCTCGCCGCGAAGGCGAGCGAGCTGCCCGAGTACGACCTCAAGGCGGTGAACGGCGAGGACCACATGATCGCCCTCACCGAGCGCTTCGCCCGCTACGGCGCGAGCATCCGCGAGGGCATCCAGCAGTCCGAGGACTGCAAGGACCCGGTGACGGTGGACCTGCTCACCCAGATTCTGGGCGAGGTGGAGCTGGACCTCTGGTTCCTCGAGAGCCACCTGCACGGCGAGCGCCGCCCCGCGGGCACCGGCGCGCGCTCCGACGCGGGCGCCCCGGCGGACGCCTGA
- a CDS encoding RHS repeat-associated core domain-containing protein, with protein sequence MAFQTTALESAAPQQGVVLAAYEYQRFQRGAQPFWTPLRFPGQYHDAETDLFENWNRYYDPSIGRYLQPEPMAAVDSKAGAWPAYAYVKNNPVKSSDPTGLYTLDPRATCDNWGPALKRAREVMGCDAGSQCNSECKPPCNICEYLKDGTLPIVWVARKGELGQDYGGNGPSNVLPGGVGVAFNSYWCDGTTPLAKEILAQAMVHEAFHVCKYLQGIDIWATNDSWLRLSENINLGPADPKDITDRCFKGK encoded by the coding sequence ATGGCTTTCCAGACGACGGCGCTGGAGTCCGCTGCGCCTCAGCAAGGTGTGGTGCTCGCCGCCTATGAATACCAGCGCTTCCAGCGGGGCGCGCAGCCCTTTTGGACGCCCCTTCGCTTCCCCGGCCAGTACCACGACGCCGAGACCGACCTCTTCGAGAACTGGAACCGCTACTACGACCCCAGCATCGGGCGGTATTTGCAGCCGGAGCCGATGGCGGCGGTGGATTCCAAGGCAGGGGCGTGGCCCGCGTACGCGTACGTGAAGAACAACCCTGTGAAATCCAGTGACCCGACAGGCCTCTACACCCTCGACCCTAGGGCCACCTGCGATAACTGGGGACCTGCACTGAAGCGTGCGAGGGAGGTAATGGGCTGTGATGCCGGCAGTCAGTGCAATTCTGAGTGCAAACCGCCATGCAACATCTGCGAGTATCTCAAGGACGGTACGCTTCCGATCGTCTGGGTTGCCAGAAAGGGGGAGCTGGGACAGGACTACGGTGGAAACGGACCGTCCAACGTTCTTCCCGGCGGCGTCGGAGTCGCCTTCAATTCATACTGGTGCGACGGAACTACCCCTCTAGCCAAAGAGATTCTCGCTCAGGCGATGGTTCACGAGGCGTTTCATGTGTGTAAATATCTTCAGGGGATCGACATTTGGGCGACGAATGATAGCTGGTTGCGATTGAGCGAAAACATCAATCTTGGTCCAGCAGATCCGAAGGACATCACCGATCGGTGCTTTAAGGGGAAGTGA
- a CDS encoding PaaI family thioesterase → MRSALAFLDRVRAVSPRAANLLLSTAVPQVIPSAAGLGLRVEELSDARARASLPLKRRTKNHVGSVYFGAQMTLMEITMGLVLFRHFPPGPFGMLVNRVEADFHAKAKGRVVAVCEPGESVSAISRALADSGRAEVWVTVRLLDAADERPITTARFLAAVRKFEK, encoded by the coding sequence ATGCGCTCAGCCCTCGCCTTCCTGGACCGCGTGCGCGCGGTGTCCCCGCGTGCCGCGAACCTGCTGCTCTCCACCGCGGTGCCGCAGGTCATTCCGTCGGCCGCCGGGCTGGGCTTGAGGGTGGAGGAGCTCTCGGACGCGCGGGCGCGGGCCTCGCTGCCGCTCAAGCGCCGCACGAAGAACCACGTGGGCAGCGTCTACTTCGGCGCGCAGATGACGCTGATGGAGATCACCATGGGCCTGGTGCTCTTCCGCCACTTCCCACCCGGCCCCTTCGGGATGCTGGTGAACCGCGTGGAGGCGGACTTCCACGCCAAGGCGAAGGGGCGCGTGGTCGCGGTGTGCGAGCCGGGCGAGAGCGTGTCCGCAATCTCCCGCGCGCTCGCGGACTCGGGCCGCGCGGAGGTGTGGGTCACCGTGCGGCTGCTGGACGCCGCGGACGAGCGCCCCATCACCACGGCGCGCTTCCTCGCGGCGGTGCGGAAGTTCGAGAAGTAG
- a CDS encoding glutathione S-transferase family protein yields MAPLTLVVGSKNYSSWSLRPYLALAHTGQPFEEVVIALDAPDTAANIARHSPSGKVPALRHGELTVWDSLAICEYVAELFPQAGLWPKDAAARAVARSVSAEMHSGFLALRQNCPMNIRARKPGVGLQAPGVAQDIARIQQLWRECRTRYGAGGPFLFGAFSIADAMYAPVLHRFVTYGVALDAQLSAYRDAVLQLPSMQAWTKASLAEPPVGKYE; encoded by the coding sequence ATGGCACCGCTCACGCTCGTCGTCGGCTCGAAGAACTACTCCTCCTGGTCGCTCCGCCCGTACCTCGCGCTCGCCCACACCGGGCAGCCCTTCGAGGAGGTGGTCATCGCGCTCGACGCGCCGGACACCGCGGCGAACATCGCGCGCCACTCGCCGAGCGGGAAGGTGCCGGCGCTGCGCCACGGAGAGCTCACGGTGTGGGACTCGCTCGCCATCTGCGAGTACGTGGCGGAGCTCTTCCCCCAGGCCGGGCTGTGGCCGAAGGACGCCGCGGCGCGCGCGGTGGCGCGCAGCGTGAGCGCGGAGATGCACTCGGGCTTCCTGGCGCTGCGGCAGAACTGCCCCATGAACATCCGCGCGCGCAAGCCGGGGGTGGGGCTGCAGGCGCCGGGCGTCGCGCAGGACATCGCGCGCATCCAGCAGCTGTGGCGCGAGTGCCGCACCCGCTACGGCGCGGGCGGCCCCTTCCTCTTCGGCGCCTTCAGCATCGCGGACGCGATGTACGCGCCCGTGCTCCACCGCTTCGTCACCTACGGCGTCGCGCTGGACGCGCAGCTCTCCGCGTACCGCGACGCGGTGCTGCAGCTTCCCAGCATGCAGGCCTGGACGAAGGCCTCGCTCGCCGAGCCGCCCGTGGGCAAGTACGAGTAG
- a CDS encoding host attachment protein → MSDKLWILVANASRARLFSADATGDDWKLIDDFFHEESRAHAGDLLEQRDNPNAGTLHGPQPENDPQVRKSVEFSRFARELSARLERGVDSHAFEQLVIAAPPGFLGMLRRELSQKVQQRVVMDLNSDFTHVPERELHGRIPIS, encoded by the coding sequence ATGTCGGACAAACTGTGGATTCTGGTGGCAAACGCCTCGCGCGCGCGGCTTTTCTCCGCGGACGCCACCGGCGATGACTGGAAGCTCATCGACGACTTCTTCCACGAGGAGAGCCGGGCCCACGCGGGTGACCTGCTGGAGCAGCGCGACAACCCCAACGCCGGCACCCTGCACGGCCCGCAGCCGGAGAACGACCCGCAGGTGCGCAAGAGCGTGGAGTTCAGCCGCTTCGCCCGCGAGCTCTCCGCGCGGCTCGAGCGCGGCGTGGACAGCCACGCCTTCGAGCAGCTCGTCATCGCCGCGCCTCCGGGCTTCCTCGGTATGCTGCGCCGCGAGCTGAGCCAGAAGGTGCAGCAGCGCGTGGTGATGGACCTCAACTCCGACTTCACCCACGTGCCCGAGCGCGAGCTGCACGGGCGCATCCCCATCTCCTGA